The sequence AAGATCAATAATACCAATAAATTCATCTTCAGCTCCGATTGGAAGCTGCATAGGAACTGCGTTAGTTCCTAGTCTATCACGCATCATGTCTACTGCGTTATAAAAATCTGCACCCATAATGTCCATTTTATTTACAAATGCCATTCTAGGTACATTATACTTGTCTGCTTGTCTCCACACTGTTTCAGATTGCGGCTCAACGCCACCTTTTGCACAAAAGACACCAACAGCACTGTCTAGAACCCTAAGCGAACGTTCAACTTCAACGGTAAAATCTACGTGTCCTGGAGTATCAATAATGTTTACACGATTGTTATTCCAAAAGCAAGTAGTTGCCGCTGAGGTTATTGTAATACCACGCTCCTTTTCTTGCTCCATCCAGTCCATAGTAGCGCCACCCTCATGAGTTTCACCAATCTTATGGTTTCTTCCAGTGTAGAATAAAATTCGCTCTGTCAATGTTGTCTTTCCGGCATCGATGTGAGCCATGATACCAATATTTCTAGTCCTTTCGAGCGGATATTCTCTTCCTGCCATGTTATTCCTCCTCTAGGCTTTTGTGCCTTTATTACCACCTGTAATGTGCAAATGCTTTGTTTGCTTCCGCCATCTTATGTGTGTCTTCTTTTTTCTTAACGGCTCCACCACCATTGTTAAGAGCATCTAATAGCTCTGCTGCCAAGGCTTGTGTGCTGGTTCTTTCTCCACGTTTACGCATATAAGTGATTAACCAACGAAGTCCTAGAGTTTGTCTTCTTTCTGGACGAACCTCCATAGGTACTTGATAAGTGGCTCCACCCACACGTCTTGCTTTTACTTCTAATACAGGCATAATATTTTCAAGAGCTTCCTCAAATACTTCTATAGAATCTCTGCCTGTCTTATCTTTTACGATGTCAAATGCACCATAAACAATTTTTTGCGCCGTTCCTCTTTTTCCGTCTAGCATAAGCGTATTGATCAACTTAGTAACTAATTTTGAGTTGTATACTGGATCTGCTAAAACGTCTCTTTTTGCGATATGTCCTTTACGTGGCACGGTCTTCCCTCCTTAACGAAATTTTGATAAATCATCGGTACTCGCCCCAACAATTACTGATGGGGTCGTGCGCGCCCATTACTAATCTATTTCATATTATTATATATTATAAACTAAGCGATAGTTGGTGCCGGGCGATTATTATATTATTTTTTCTTAGGTCTCTTCGCTCCATATTTAGAACGAGATTGCTCTCTTTTTGCAACACCTGCTGTATCTAAAGTACCACGTATGATGTGATAACGTGTACCTGGTAAGTCTTTTACCCTTCCGCCACGAATCAAAACAACACTGTGTTCTTGTAGATTGTGACCTTCTCCAGGGATATAAGCTGTAACTTCTATTCCATTTGTAAGACGAACTCTGGCAATTTTACGAAGAGCTGAGTTGGGCTTTTTTGGAGTAGCTGTTTTTACTGCTGTACAAACTCCTCTTTTTTGTGGGGAAGAAATATCAGTTGACTTCTTCTTGAGAGAGTTGTAGCCTTTTTGTAAAGCTGGAGCAGTAGATTTTTTTTCAATTGTTTTTCTACCTTTACGCACTAATTGGTTAAATGTAGGCATTCCGGCACCTCCTTGCTTAATATGAGTTAAATTTAGTTTACAAAAATCTGTATATTATGATACATTTCGCACCAAAATGATACATACTAGCCGATTCTATCACCGAGTTTTGCAAATGTCAAGGTAATTTTAGGGATTTTTGAAAAATTATACATTTTAATAACAGACAAGTTATTAAAGAAGCTTTTATTGATTAAATTTGTTTTTTATATTGTTTGTGATTATTCTAATTAGAAATAAAAATTTTATGAAAAAATAGGTATAAGCTATAAAATAGCAAAGTTTGATATACTACTTTTTATATATTATATCAACACATAAATAATAAATTGTGAAAAATAACATTAAAAATATTTAAATATGGAATAGATAAAATGATACTTGATGAACTATTTTGGAGTAAGAAGATATAAAACTAAAATAAATATGTGAAAAATTAAGAAAAACATGCTATTAGAGAATATTAACAGGGGATATTAGTGGTGAACAAGGAGTATAGAAACAAATATTAATGATTTATTTGGTGTCGAAACTGGTTGCTACGGTGATTTTGGTATTATTACCTAAAATTACATGTTAGTATTTGTTGCATTTTTTTGAATTATATATTAAAATAAAAAACGAAATTATAATATAAAAAAGTAATGGGGGATTATTATGGATGATAATAAACAGATTAAAAAAAGTAAAGGAAGCTTTAGAGGGTTGATTCCTTTAGTTGTCTTTTTAGTATTGTTTTTTAGTGTAGGAATCATTACTGGTGATTTTAGCAAACTGCCAATTTTAGTAGGTGTGTTGATTGCAACAGCAGTGGCGTTTTGTATTAAAGCAGAAGATAAAGAAAAACGCAGAACATTTGAAGAAAAAATGACAATCTTTTGTAAAGGTGCTGGAGAACATACGCTAGTCCTTATGATCGTTATATTTATTTTAGCAGGAGCGTTTTATGGTGTTGCAGGCTCAATGGGTGCGGTGGATAGTGTCAAAAATATAGGTTTAACAATTTTGCCTGCAAACATGATTTTGCCTGGAATTTTTATGGTTGCTTGTATTCTCAGTTTTTCGATGGGAACATCAATGGGGACAATAGGAGCAGTAATTCCTATTGCTATCGGAATTGCACAAGCAGCGGATATTAATGTAGCGTTAACTTGTGGGGCTGCTGTTGGAGGAGCAATGTTTGGTGATAACCTTTCGTTTATTTCTGATACCACCATTGCGGCAACAAGAACACAAGGTGTTGCTATGAAGGATAAATTTAAAGCAAATATTTTGATGGTATTGCCTGCAGTAATCGTAAATTTAATTTTGTTAGCATTAGTTCCTGTTGACCCTGCAAAAATCACTGAAGTTCTGGCAGCTACAGCGGGTGATTCTGTTTTTGCAATAGATAATTTAATTAAATTGCTTCCTTATATAGTGGTGATTACACTTTCTTTAATAGGTGTTCATGTTGCTATTTCATTATCAGCTAGTATTGCGGTGGGATTAGTAGTTGGGTGGATTCAAGGAAGCTTTACATTGGTGGAGTCATTTGGTTTGGTTCACATGGGTATCACAAGTATGACGGATACTGCAATGATAGCGATTGTGGTTGGTGGATTAGTAAAATTGATGCAAGATTTGGGTGGTATCGAGTGGTTGTTGCATAAGCTTACTGCAAAGACCAAGACTGCTAAAGGTGGAGAACTTAGCATTGCCGCACTTGTAAGCTTGCTAGATATGGCAACAACAAATAATACTGTGGCAATCATTGCTGCAGGTCCTATTGCTAAAGATATTTCTCAAGAGTATGGAATTGCGCCTCAGAGAGTTGCGAGTATTCTAGATATTTTTGCGGCAGCATTTAGTGGTTTGGTACCTTATGCAAGTCAGTTGCTGGCAGTACAAGGACTATTGATAGTGGCAGGTTTGAATGATATCGGGGCAGCATCAGTAATGTTTTATAATTGGTATGCCTTGTTAATGTTAGTATTTGGAATCATATTTATTTTGTTAGGGTTTCCAAAATTTAAAAACAAATCTGCAAATGAAGAAAAAGTAGCAGCATAGAAAAATAGAAAAGTTTTGTATAAGGCGCCTTCAATATATGGAGGCGCTTTTTTGTTGCGTAAGTGACATATGTTATTGAAATTTTTTTTGCACAGTTGTATAAAGTAACCAAAATTTGGGTATAACTTAATCAGATATAAGAATACTAATTAAATGAGCAATTAAAAATTCGGTATAGGAGGTATTAAGTGGCAACAGAATATAATTATAAACCATTAAATGAATATTTTAAGATTATGAATGAAAAAAAAGTAAAATCAGAAGAGTGCGTGACTTGGTATCAATTTGGACCAGGAACTGCTGGTGATACTGAAAATGTATTCATTCATCCTACTGATGCTAATTATGTGTATAATTTTCCTGATATGCAAAACTCGTATATTTCTGTAAATGGAGGAAAAACGTATCAGAGTGTGATAGACTATGATGAATCTGAACGATTTGGTCAACCAGTTAGATTGTATGCGTTAGATTTTTCTAAGCAAGATGAAAATTTTGGAATAGGTGGTGGAATAAATTTTTGGAAGACTACTACTAAAGGAAAAAGTTTTGAAAAACTAGATGGCGGAGTAGAAATGCCTATTAGTGCTATTGCAGTGGATCCTAACGATGATAATATTTGGTATGTTGGATCGGGAAACTTCTGGGGAAGTAAGAAAAATCCAAGAACATATTTACATCCTCACGGAATTAGTCCTAAAAATCCCGGAAAACTTTGGAAATCAATCGATAAGGGTGAAACATTTACGTTGCTTGAAAATATAGGAATTGATACTAAAGCAGAGTTTGGAAAAATATATGTATATCCTGCAAATAGTAATATAATATTAATCAATACAACATATGGATTATATAAAAGCGTCAATGCTGCTAAAAGTTTTGTAAAACTTGAAAATCTTGAGGATAAAACCGGTGAAGATGCAAATTTAGTGCGTGACTTTGATGTATATTATAATAAAGCAACAGGTGAAAGTGTTATATACGCAATTCGCCAAATACGTTATATTTTGGATGATGAAAATAAGACCGTAATATCTGATGCTGCTATATTAAAGAGTATAAATCTGGGAGAATCGTGGGAAGATGCAACAGGAGACCTTGGAATAAATTTAGAAGAAATTGATCGCATCAATAAGGAAATTTTTGCTGCAGAAGAGACCCGTGTTAACCGAGATTTTGTTTCCATTTGGTATTTTAGTCCAGGACGTGCAATGGGCAAATACTTTGCAGGTGTAGAAAAATTTGAAAAACGATATTTTAATTTGCCTCAATTTTATGTACACAACTTTAGTAAAATTGCTATTGATCCTACAAATCCAGAACGAATATATATTATGCATAATGCAGAACATGAAATTTCGATGTTTATTGGTGATGTATGGATGACAGAGAATGATGGGCAAAATTGGATTGCTGCGACAAGAACAGGAACTGGATGGAAGGCTAATAAGAAGTATTGGGATAAACGTAATCAGCCAATTGATGTGAATGTAGAATCGCAACATTATGGAGACATCTATCATGCTCAATTGTATACTAGACAAGGTGCAAGAGATTTGGATATAGATAAAAATGGTAATGTGTATGTGATGTATCGAACATTTATTAAATCAACTGACCATGGCAAAACTTGGAAAAATATTGATTCTATTAGAACTCCTGAAGGTCATTTTGTGGGTCTTGGAAATAGTAATTTACCAGGAAGATATATTGTGACTGATCAAAGAATACAAAATAAGATGTATTTTATTTCCGGAGAAAATAGACTTTTTGTACGAGAAGAAGGCGGAGAAAATTATCTTGAAAATGGTGTTGCAGTCAGAAATATAGTGAACTCACCGGAAAGTGCAGCATGGATTTCTATATCTCCTCATGATATTAATATTATGTATATGTGTATTTTTAGACAAGATCATAATGGAGAATTTTTACGTTCAACAGATGGTGGCGAAAACTGGAGTGTCATTTCTAGAATCTTTGAAATACCAGCAGATAACAGAATTTTTTGGAGGGCATTTATTAAGACTATAATAGTTGATCCTAAAGATCCTAATATAATATATTTTGCAATGTCTGGTGTACCTATAGCCGAACCTGGAGGACCTCAGTTATTAGGAGACTTATATGGAATATGGAAATCTATTGATGGAGGATTTAATTGGTCGCGAGCTAATGAGGGGCTTCCGCATATGCCAAGTGTATTTAATGTTGCATTTGCACCAGGAAACAGTGAAATATTATTTGCAACGTCAACGGCTGGAAGAAAAGTTAAATTAAAATCACCAAATTTAAATACTCTAGATGGATGGACAATAAGTAATATTTCGGATGTTTCCATAGTAACGAATATTTCGAAGAATGCAGCAAGGTTGGCAAATGGAGCAAGCATTTCGCAAAAAATTACAGGACTTCTTCCTAATACAAAATATTGCTTGTCGGCAATTACACGAGTGTGTGCCAATAGTATAGGAATTCTTGCAGTAACAGATGCGGAAATGGTTAATGAAGATGGAATTGCTATGGCAAGGGCTGAGTTTGTAAATGAAAGACTCGATACAATGAGTATATTTTTTACTACTGCCGCAAATCAAACATCTGTTATAATAGGAGCTGCTGCAAAAGACGGCGTTGTTCTTGTGGATAATTTTACTTTACGACCAGCGGGAGGATTGTTTAAATCTACTAATAAAGCAAAAACTTGGACTGCTGTAGAGTCATTTCCTGAAGTTGCACAGGCACTTAGAATTGTCAGTGTGGAAAAGACGGGTAAAATGTATGTTACCACAGGAGATTCAGCATCTGAAGCAAAGCTCGGAGGAGTTTGGGTAACAGATGATGAAGGCGAAACGTGGAATAAAATTTTTGAAATGCCGATAGTGATTTCTGTTGCAATAGACCCTCATAATGATAAGCGAATGATGGTAATTGTACGTGATAATTTTTCGAAATATGATTGCTATAATTGTGGAATTTATTTAACCGAAGATGATTGCAAAACTTGGATTAAAATTAATAAAAATATTGGAAATGCAGCGCAAGTGTTTGATGTGTCATTTGACCCACATCCCGATAAAGTCGATATATTATGGGCTACGAGTAGTGGAGGTGGTTTTTATAAAGGCGTTATTAACAGATAACTAAAATAAAATGTAGCTGTTGTAACAATACATTTGACTACTTATAATATAAAAAGGAACGAGACTATGGAAATATATTTAGATAACGCAGCAACAACAAAGCCTATACAAGAATCGATTGATAGAATGGTTTATGTATTAGAAAAGGTTTTTGGAAATCCATCTTCATTGCATCAAAAAGGGATAGATGCTGAAAAAATCATTAAGGCTGCCGCAGAGTTTTTTGCCGGAAAGCTTGCATGTAAT is a genomic window of Candidatus Epulonipiscium viviparus containing:
- the rpsL gene encoding 30S ribosomal protein S12, translating into MPTFNQLVRKGRKTIEKKSTAPALQKGYNSLKKKSTDISSPQKRGVCTAVKTATPKKPNSALRKIARVRLTNGIEVTAYIPGEGHNLQEHSVVLIRGGRVKDLPGTRYHIIRGTLDTAGVAKREQSRSKYGAKRPKKK
- the rpsG gene encoding 30S ribosomal protein S7, translated to MPRKGHIAKRDVLADPVYNSKLVTKLINTLMLDGKRGTAQKIVYGAFDIVKDKTGRDSIEVFEEALENIMPVLEVKARRVGGATYQVPMEVRPERRQTLGLRWLITYMRKRGERTSTQALAAELLDALNNGGGAVKKKEDTHKMAEANKAFAHYRW
- a CDS encoding Na+/H+ antiporter NhaC family protein → MDDNKQIKKSKGSFRGLIPLVVFLVLFFSVGIITGDFSKLPILVGVLIATAVAFCIKAEDKEKRRTFEEKMTIFCKGAGEHTLVLMIVIFILAGAFYGVAGSMGAVDSVKNIGLTILPANMILPGIFMVACILSFSMGTSMGTIGAVIPIAIGIAQAADINVALTCGAAVGGAMFGDNLSFISDTTIAATRTQGVAMKDKFKANILMVLPAVIVNLILLALVPVDPAKITEVLAATAGDSVFAIDNLIKLLPYIVVITLSLIGVHVAISLSASIAVGLVVGWIQGSFTLVESFGLVHMGITSMTDTAMIAIVVGGLVKLMQDLGGIEWLLHKLTAKTKTAKGGELSIAALVSLLDMATTNNTVAIIAAGPIAKDISQEYGIAPQRVASILDIFAAAFSGLVPYASQLLAVQGLLIVAGLNDIGAASVMFYNWYALLMLVFGIIFILLGFPKFKNKSANEEKVAA
- a CDS encoding VPS10 domain-containing protein, whose translation is MATEYNYKPLNEYFKIMNEKKVKSEECVTWYQFGPGTAGDTENVFIHPTDANYVYNFPDMQNSYISVNGGKTYQSVIDYDESERFGQPVRLYALDFSKQDENFGIGGGINFWKTTTKGKSFEKLDGGVEMPISAIAVDPNDDNIWYVGSGNFWGSKKNPRTYLHPHGISPKNPGKLWKSIDKGETFTLLENIGIDTKAEFGKIYVYPANSNIILINTTYGLYKSVNAAKSFVKLENLEDKTGEDANLVRDFDVYYNKATGESVIYAIRQIRYILDDENKTVISDAAILKSINLGESWEDATGDLGINLEEIDRINKEIFAAEETRVNRDFVSIWYFSPGRAMGKYFAGVEKFEKRYFNLPQFYVHNFSKIAIDPTNPERIYIMHNAEHEISMFIGDVWMTENDGQNWIAATRTGTGWKANKKYWDKRNQPIDVNVESQHYGDIYHAQLYTRQGARDLDIDKNGNVYVMYRTFIKSTDHGKTWKNIDSIRTPEGHFVGLGNSNLPGRYIVTDQRIQNKMYFISGENRLFVREEGGENYLENGVAVRNIVNSPESAAWISISPHDINIMYMCIFRQDHNGEFLRSTDGGENWSVISRIFEIPADNRIFWRAFIKTIIVDPKDPNIIYFAMSGVPIAEPGGPQLLGDLYGIWKSIDGGFNWSRANEGLPHMPSVFNVAFAPGNSEILFATSTAGRKVKLKSPNLNTLDGWTISNISDVSIVTNISKNAARLANGASISQKITGLLPNTKYCLSAITRVCANSIGILAVTDAEMVNEDGIAMARAEFVNERLDTMSIFFTTAANQTSVIIGAAAKDGVVLVDNFTLRPAGGLFKSTNKAKTWTAVESFPEVAQALRIVSVEKTGKMYVTTGDSASEAKLGGVWVTDDEGETWNKIFEMPIVISVAIDPHNDKRMMVIVRDNFSKYDCYNCGIYLTEDDCKTWIKINKNIGNAAQVFDVSFDPHPDKVDILWATSSGGGFYKGVINR